The Candidatus Methylomirabilota bacterium genome has a segment encoding these proteins:
- a CDS encoding TIM barrel protein, which translates to MPSTRDWLGAHMSIGGGLALALERGTAAGCSVVQIFLNDARQPLGSGLDRHEKIGRGTLGVGPFRHLMNDRRFARVPMALETPKDPEPRADREALALLRRLRRR; encoded by the coding sequence GTGCCCTCGACGCGTGACTGGCTCGGCGCCCACATGTCCATCGGGGGCGGCCTCGCCCTCGCGCTGGAGCGGGGGACGGCGGCCGGCTGCTCGGTGGTGCAGATCTTCCTGAACGACGCCAGGCAGCCGCTCGGCTCCGGGCTCGATCGCCACGAGAAGATCGGCCGCGGCACGCTGGGAGTCGGGCCGTTCCGGCACCTGATGAACGATCGGCGGTTCGCGCGCGTGCCGATGGCGCTGGAGACCCCGAAAGACCCCGAGCCGCGGGCGGACCGCGAGGCCCTCGCGCTCCTGCGGCGTCTGCGTCGACGCTGA